One genomic window of Haloferax mediterranei ATCC 33500 includes the following:
- a CDS encoding pyridoxamine 5'-phosphate oxidase family protein, giving the protein MKNIRYVYTVGMKPEAVAERLAEASSGVLSLADGSRSYAIPAHVHHDAEGERLLFRLTDDGTSKKFEFIEATDEATFVCYEDAGTDSWSIFARGPIRVLPDDERPDETTINEMYGGGVRVFDEEIDDLEVHIVELELDELTGRETAR; this is encoded by the coding sequence ATGAAGAACATCAGATACGTCTACACGGTGGGGATGAAGCCAGAGGCAGTCGCCGAGCGATTAGCTGAAGCGTCCTCCGGCGTGCTCTCGCTCGCTGACGGGAGTCGGTCCTACGCGATTCCCGCCCACGTCCACCACGACGCCGAAGGTGAGCGACTCCTGTTTCGATTGACCGACGACGGCACGAGCAAGAAGTTCGAGTTCATCGAGGCGACCGATGAAGCGACGTTCGTCTGTTACGAAGACGCCGGAACGGACTCGTGGAGTATCTTCGCCCGCGGGCCGATTCGCGTCCTCCCGGACGACGAGCGTCCCGACGAAACGACTATCAACGAGATGTACGGCGGTGGCGTGCGCGTGTTCGACGAAGAGATAGACGACCTCGAAGTCCACATCGTCGAACTCGAACTCGACGAACTAACTGGGCGCGAGACGGCGCGATAA
- a CDS encoding cation-translocating P-type ATPase, which yields MDIRLHAPFNRSVHEQATVPREEADERGDVPWHALESEAVLSNLDTSPDGLDSEEAAQRLDAYGPNILTEEDGISPLSLLVSQFTGPLILLLFVAAGLSLAVGVLPGREPGYTDAVLILLILLGNGLFGFIQDYRAEKALAALREMSTPDATVRRGGTVREISADEVVPGDIIILEAGDAVPADARILSAADCRADESTLTGESVPVGKGPDPVDSDAALADHRSVLHAGTTVVRGRAEAVVVATAMGTELGTIADQLGQARQRETPFEIEVDRLGRRIGIGIVALILVIAAIQLFVTATDPVTVLLVAVTLAVAAVPEGLPAVVTLTLALGSRTLLNRNALVRNLSVVESLGAVDFIVTDKTGTLTENRMTVTRAWLPDDRTVELDDDNGPELDPALSALLSCGTRCNDAKKLDDGSYRGDPTEVALVSVAAEFGVDDDDKDGGGTGDRLHEVSFTSERKRMTIVVDEFDAPGDGPFALMKGAPEVVLDRCDRVLVDGAIEPLGDELRQRIETTTSEFADDALRVLGFAYAPDADPNADESALESELVFLGLQGMTDPPRDGVAGAVTDCLNAGIHVTMATGDTPQTARAIATEVGIDASSVLTGTEVGGLSDAELHRAIEETRVFARVSPEHKVRILRALQDAGYTVAMTGDGVNDAPALGNADVGIAMGERGTQVAQGASDVVLRDDNFVTIRDAIAEGRGIFDNIRKFVNYLLSANTGEVLVVFLGTLLGALLFPEVFSASSALVITPVALLWINLVTDGFPALALGADPKSDDVMNRPPRPRHEGVLDRYTVASIIGIGVALTGTGLGVFFYALSESGDLVVAQTVLFTFLVTAELVRTQSVRLRYRLSPFSNPWLLGAVGLSLALHLMLLYTPVSTLFGVVPLGLEAWGWIAGAFVPFLVANLLLVWVNDRVFDS from the coding sequence ATGGACATACGTCTCCACGCGCCCTTCAATCGAAGCGTGCACGAGCAGGCCACCGTCCCACGTGAGGAAGCCGACGAACGAGGCGACGTGCCGTGGCACGCCCTCGAATCCGAGGCGGTGCTCTCGAACCTCGACACCAGTCCGGACGGACTCGACAGCGAGGAGGCTGCACAGCGACTCGACGCGTACGGGCCGAATATACTGACAGAGGAGGATGGCATCTCGCCGCTTTCGCTTCTCGTCTCGCAGTTTACCGGACCGCTCATCCTCCTGTTGTTCGTGGCTGCCGGACTCTCACTTGCCGTCGGGGTCCTTCCGGGACGCGAACCGGGGTACACCGACGCAGTGCTCATTTTGCTTATCCTCCTCGGGAACGGCCTGTTCGGATTTATCCAAGACTACCGTGCGGAAAAAGCGCTCGCAGCGCTCAGAGAGATGTCGACGCCGGATGCGACCGTCCGGCGTGGTGGGACAGTACGCGAGATTTCTGCAGACGAGGTCGTTCCGGGAGATATCATCATTCTCGAAGCTGGTGACGCCGTTCCCGCGGACGCTCGAATTCTCAGCGCCGCCGACTGTCGGGCCGACGAATCGACGCTGACGGGGGAGAGCGTTCCGGTCGGGAAGGGACCAGACCCCGTCGATTCCGACGCGGCGTTGGCGGACCACCGGAGCGTCCTTCACGCGGGGACGACCGTCGTCCGCGGCCGAGCAGAGGCGGTCGTCGTCGCGACCGCGATGGGCACGGAACTCGGAACTATCGCCGACCAACTCGGGCAGGCACGCCAGCGCGAGACCCCGTTCGAAATCGAAGTCGACCGACTGGGTCGCCGCATCGGCATCGGTATCGTTGCTCTCATCCTCGTCATTGCTGCGATTCAACTGTTCGTCACCGCGACAGACCCCGTTACGGTCCTCCTCGTCGCCGTCACACTCGCCGTTGCCGCGGTTCCCGAAGGACTTCCGGCAGTGGTCACACTCACCCTCGCGTTGGGGTCGCGGACGCTTCTTAACCGGAACGCGCTCGTCCGCAACCTCTCTGTCGTCGAAAGCCTCGGCGCGGTGGACTTTATCGTCACCGACAAGACGGGAACGTTGACGGAAAATCGCATGACTGTCACGCGGGCGTGGCTCCCCGACGACCGGACAGTCGAACTCGACGACGACAACGGTCCGGAACTTGACCCTGCACTCTCAGCACTGCTTTCCTGTGGAACCCGCTGTAACGACGCGAAAAAACTCGACGATGGCAGTTATCGCGGCGACCCGACCGAAGTCGCCCTCGTGAGTGTCGCCGCCGAGTTCGGCGTCGACGACGATGATAAGGATGGTGGCGGCACTGGCGACCGACTCCACGAGGTGTCGTTTACGTCCGAACGGAAACGAATGACTATCGTCGTCGACGAATTTGACGCACCCGGTGACGGCCCGTTCGCGCTCATGAAAGGCGCACCGGAGGTAGTGCTTGACCGATGCGACCGCGTCCTCGTCGACGGGGCTATCGAACCGCTCGGAGACGAACTCCGGCAACGAATCGAGACAACGACGAGCGAGTTCGCAGACGACGCGCTCCGTGTGCTCGGGTTCGCCTACGCCCCCGACGCCGACCCGAACGCCGACGAATCAGCGCTCGAATCCGAGTTAGTCTTCCTCGGGTTACAGGGGATGACCGACCCGCCGCGGGACGGGGTTGCCGGAGCCGTCACCGACTGTCTGAACGCCGGAATCCACGTGACGATGGCAACCGGAGATACGCCGCAGACGGCCCGCGCAATCGCAACGGAGGTCGGTATCGACGCTTCATCCGTCCTCACCGGGACCGAGGTTGGAGGGTTGAGCGACGCCGAACTTCATCGCGCCATCGAGGAAACCCGTGTGTTCGCCCGCGTCTCACCCGAACACAAGGTCAGAATCCTCAGAGCGTTACAGGACGCTGGCTACACGGTTGCGATGACGGGTGACGGCGTCAACGACGCGCCCGCACTCGGAAACGCAGATGTCGGCATCGCAATGGGCGAGCGAGGGACACAGGTCGCACAGGGCGCGTCCGACGTGGTGCTCCGTGACGACAACTTCGTCACCATCCGCGACGCCATCGCAGAAGGTCGCGGCATCTTCGACAACATCCGCAAGTTTGTCAACTATCTTCTGTCGGCGAACACCGGCGAGGTGTTGGTGGTCTTCCTCGGAACGCTTCTCGGCGCGCTCCTGTTTCCCGAGGTGTTTAGCGCTAGTTCCGCGCTCGTCATCACGCCCGTCGCGCTGCTTTGGATCAACCTCGTCACCGACGGATTCCCGGCGCTCGCACTCGGTGCGGACCCCAAGTCGGACGACGTGATGAACCGGCCGCCACGACCCCGACACGAGGGCGTCCTCGACAGATACACCGTCGCCTCGATTATCGGTATCGGCGTGGCACTCACCGGGACCGGATTAGGCGTGTTTTTCTACGCCCTCTCGGAGTCGGGAGACCTCGTTGTCGCACAGACGGTCCTGTTTACGTTCCTCGTAACCGCCGAGTTGGTCCGTACGCAGTCGGTTCGGCTCCGGTACCGGCTGTCGCCGTTCTCGAATCCGTGGCTCCTCGGCGCGGTCGGTCTGTCGCTCGCGCTCCACCTCATGCTCCTCTACACGCCGGTTTCGACGCTCTTCGGCGTGGTTCCGCTCGGACTCGAAGCGTGGGGGTGGATTGCTGGCGCGTTCGTCCCCTTCCTCGTTGCGAACCTGCTTCTCGTGTGGGTCAACGACCGAGTGTTCGACTCGTGA